In Thioalkalivibrio paradoxus ARh 1, the following are encoded in one genomic region:
- a CDS encoding anti-sigma factor family protein produces the protein MTAHEINCEEVIRLLFEYLDRELDPSRTSDIDRHLERCRECFSRAEFEKKLRARVHAAAEDEAPPRLRRRVRRLIERF, from the coding sequence ATGACGGCACACGAAATCAACTGCGAGGAGGTCATTCGGCTCCTCTTCGAGTATTTGGACCGCGAGTTGGATCCAAGCCGGACCAGCGACATCGACCGCCACCTCGAACGCTGCCGGGAATGCTTCAGCCGCGCAGAGTTCGAGAAGAAGCTGCGTGCACGCGTTCACGCAGCCGCCGAGGACGAAGCACCGCCGCGGCTGCGGCGTCGAGTGCGGCGCCTGATCGAGCGGTTCTGA
- a CDS encoding RNA polymerase sigma factor produces MADPGADDARSLGRSERRDIFERTVDRLMDRLYGTALRLAGDPDDAEDIVAETVAKAWASFGDLRDAGSLEGWLFRILNNTFISAWRRHRTRSQVEQHTDPEIADPSAVADFSLFEKLHQPFLLWWGTPEERFLNDLLREDLQAALDSLPDAFRIVVVLVEVQGHTYEEVAGLLEIPVGTVRSRLSRGRSLLQHRLWEIAREEGLDPGATGHGKTR; encoded by the coding sequence ATGGCGGACCCAGGCGCAGACGATGCGAGATCTCTCGGCAGGAGCGAGCGTCGGGACATCTTCGAAAGGACGGTCGATCGGCTCATGGATCGCCTTTATGGCACGGCCCTGCGCCTGGCGGGTGATCCGGACGACGCCGAAGACATCGTCGCCGAGACGGTGGCGAAGGCCTGGGCCAGTTTCGGAGACCTGCGTGACGCGGGATCCCTCGAGGGCTGGCTGTTCCGTATACTGAACAATACGTTCATCAGCGCGTGGCGCCGCCACAGGACACGGAGCCAGGTGGAGCAGCACACCGATCCCGAGATTGCCGATCCGTCCGCGGTCGCGGACTTCTCGCTGTTCGAGAAACTGCACCAGCCGTTCCTGCTGTGGTGGGGAACCCCGGAGGAGCGTTTCCTGAACGATCTGCTCCGGGAGGACCTGCAGGCGGCACTCGACAGCCTGCCGGACGCATTTCGTATCGTCGTCGTGCTGGTCGAGGTGCAGGGGCATACCTATGAGGAAGTCGCCGGTCTGCTCGAAATCCCGGTTGGGACCGTGCGCTCGCGCCTGAGCCGGGGGCGCAGTCTGCTGCAACACCGTCTCTGGGAGATCGCTCGGGAGGAAGGATTGGATCCCGGTGCGACGGGGCACGGGAAGACGCGATGA
- a CDS encoding DUF302 domain-containing protein has product MKHLTTSMLVAGCLTAFTHVSVATADDGMFIIRDTTDSPAELAARIRQYAEGHDDWLFLSEHPLKGGEVTIMKICYPPIGPDFFQADMKASAMLPCGNLAIYEEGDITRMSLLHPRFMNELYPDPNLERAGDKALPAFEAMLDTVFD; this is encoded by the coding sequence ATGAAACACCTGACCACGAGCATGCTGGTTGCCGGCTGTCTGACGGCCTTCACCCACGTATCGGTCGCCACCGCGGACGACGGGATGTTCATCATCCGCGATACCACCGACTCGCCCGCGGAACTCGCCGCCAGGATCCGGCAATATGCGGAAGGGCACGACGACTGGCTGTTCCTCTCGGAGCACCCATTGAAGGGAGGAGAAGTGACGATCATGAAGATCTGCTACCCGCCGATCGGCCCGGACTTCTTCCAGGCGGACATGAAGGCGTCCGCGATGCTGCCCTGCGGCAACCTCGCGATCTACGAGGAAGGAGACATCACCCGGATGTCACTGCTGCATCCGCGTTTCATGAACGAACTCTATCCCGATCCCAACCTCGAGAGGGCGGGGGACAAGGCCCTGCCCGCCTTCGAAGCGATGCTGGACACCGTGTTCGACTGA
- a CDS encoding Rieske 2Fe-2S domain-containing protein, producing MSDALNYLVQVRGDALGHYFKFLKDAGKHLDPKTRNLISVITKVHSQTEAGFKQYLMRALREGCTPMEVIDALMMAFPALGLAKVVWATEIILEMDIPEFSPELIAAEPQWRDVMAADDIVDGEVLRVESATRTVFVYREGDSYRVYDSHCPHQVTNIPHLALEGMTLTCPKHQWKFDIRTGDCIAKGKHPMKAFETRVADGRLLAWW from the coding sequence ATGAGCGATGCCCTGAACTACCTGGTCCAGGTGCGCGGCGACGCGCTCGGCCATTACTTCAAGTTTCTCAAGGACGCCGGCAAACACCTCGACCCGAAGACCCGCAATCTAATCTCGGTGATCACCAAGGTCCATTCCCAGACCGAGGCAGGCTTCAAGCAGTATTTGATGCGCGCGCTGCGCGAGGGCTGCACGCCGATGGAGGTCATCGACGCACTGATGATGGCGTTCCCTGCATTGGGCTTGGCCAAGGTCGTCTGGGCCACCGAAATCATTCTGGAGATGGATATTCCGGAGTTTTCCCCGGAACTGATCGCCGCCGAGCCCCAGTGGCGCGATGTGATGGCCGCCGACGATATCGTGGACGGCGAAGTGCTTCGTGTGGAATCCGCCACCCGTACCGTGTTCGTGTACCGCGAAGGGGATTCCTACCGGGTCTACGATTCGCATTGTCCGCACCAGGTGACCAACATTCCGCACCTGGCCCTGGAGGGCATGACGCTGACCTGTCCGAAACACCAGTGGAAGTTCGACATTCGTACCGGTGACTGCATCGCCAAAGGCAAACACCCGATGAAGGCGTTCGAGACACGGGTCGCGGATGGGCGTCTGTTGGCCTGGTGGTAG
- a CDS encoding DEAD/DEAH box helicase: MSEAAAGAVQVEAGNDDPVRRLVRRLDARYKARITGNVVLPGRPARLLPLPDELDPRLASALRARGVARLYSHQREAWDAVTAGRHTVVVTPTASGKTLCYNLPVLQDALTNRAKALYLFPTKALSQDQVAELMELNDAGNLGIRAFTFDGDTPGDARKAVRTRGDIVVSNPDMLHQGVLPHHTKWAQFFENLRYVVIDEMHSYRGVFGSHVANVIRRLRRVCRFYGSDPVFVLSSATIANPAELAEGLIGAPVTVVTDSGAPVGERHLLLWNPPVVNADLGIRASARSQATRIARMAVKSGLKTIVFAQSRLMVEVLTRYLKDVFDSDPRRPARVAAYRGGYLPGQRRETEKALRAGNVDCVIATSALELGVDIGSLDVCVLNGYPGTIAATWQRLGRAGRRQRPSLGVLVATSQPLDQYIIRNPEFFLESSPEHARIDPDQLLILLDHVRCAAFELPFRRGDRFGNENLEELLTYLEEHGVLHREADTWHWTEDSYPAQSVSLRSVAEGNFVVVDTTGGRRDIIAEVDYSSAAETLYEGAIYMVQAQTWQVERLDWTGRKAFVTRTEVDYYTDAIDYTRLKILDRFEHRQDGHTETAHGEVHLVRRIPGYKKIRYYSHENIGYGNIDLPDQEMHTTAAWWEVAPEVLAQCFPNRQQALDGFLGAAYAMHHVAALIAMSEPQDIGRAVGDGDARWFATVGADGRGQMRSLDGGERDPEHETRFRPAVFLYDNYPGGVGLAAPLYDQRDRVIGGAAQLIRDCDCRHGCPACIGPILASDEARGFSPKAAALTVLAQFQSHGPEGPA; encoded by the coding sequence ATGTCGGAGGCAGCAGCCGGGGCGGTGCAGGTGGAGGCCGGGAACGACGACCCGGTGCGCCGGCTCGTGCGGCGACTCGACGCCCGCTACAAGGCGCGGATCACCGGGAATGTGGTGCTGCCCGGGCGCCCGGCGCGGCTGCTGCCGCTGCCCGACGAACTCGACCCGCGCCTTGCGTCCGCGCTGCGCGCCCGCGGCGTGGCCCGGCTCTACAGCCACCAGCGCGAGGCCTGGGACGCGGTGACCGCCGGGCGGCACACGGTGGTGGTCACTCCCACCGCGTCGGGCAAGACGCTCTGCTACAACCTGCCCGTGCTGCAGGACGCGCTCACGAACCGGGCGAAGGCGCTGTACCTGTTCCCGACCAAGGCACTGTCGCAGGACCAGGTCGCCGAGCTGATGGAGCTGAACGACGCCGGCAACCTCGGCATCCGCGCGTTCACCTTCGACGGCGACACGCCGGGCGATGCGCGCAAGGCGGTACGCACCCGGGGTGACATCGTCGTCTCGAACCCGGACATGCTGCACCAGGGTGTGCTGCCGCACCACACCAAGTGGGCGCAGTTCTTCGAAAACCTGCGCTACGTGGTGATCGACGAGATGCACAGCTATCGCGGCGTATTCGGCTCGCACGTCGCGAACGTGATCCGGCGGCTGCGGCGTGTCTGCCGGTTCTACGGCTCCGACCCGGTGTTCGTGCTCAGTTCGGCAACCATCGCGAATCCGGCGGAACTCGCCGAGGGGCTGATCGGCGCACCGGTGACCGTGGTCACCGACAGCGGCGCGCCCGTCGGCGAACGCCACCTGCTGCTGTGGAACCCGCCGGTGGTGAACGCCGATCTCGGCATCCGCGCGTCGGCGCGCTCGCAGGCGACACGCATCGCCCGGATGGCGGTGAAAAGCGGGCTGAAGACGATCGTGTTCGCGCAGTCGCGGCTGATGGTCGAGGTGCTGACCAGGTACCTGAAGGACGTGTTCGATTCCGACCCGCGCCGGCCGGCCCGCGTCGCCGCCTACCGCGGCGGCTACCTGCCCGGCCAGCGGCGCGAGACCGAGAAGGCGTTGCGCGCCGGCAACGTCGACTGCGTGATCGCGACCTCGGCGCTGGAACTCGGCGTCGACATCGGCAGCCTCGACGTCTGCGTGCTGAACGGCTATCCGGGAACGATCGCGGCGACCTGGCAGCGCCTGGGCCGGGCCGGGCGTCGCCAGCGGCCGTCGCTCGGCGTGCTGGTCGCGACCAGCCAGCCGCTGGACCAGTACATCATCCGCAACCCGGAGTTCTTCCTCGAAAGCTCCCCGGAGCACGCGCGGATCGATCCCGACCAGTTGCTGATCCTGCTCGACCACGTGCGCTGCGCGGCATTCGAACTGCCGTTCCGCAGGGGCGACCGCTTCGGCAACGAGAACCTCGAGGAACTGCTGACCTACCTCGAGGAGCACGGCGTATTGCACCGCGAGGCCGACACCTGGCACTGGACCGAGGACAGCTACCCCGCGCAGAGCGTGAGCCTGCGTTCGGTCGCCGAAGGCAACTTCGTCGTCGTCGACACCACCGGCGGGCGCAGGGACATCATCGCCGAGGTCGATTACTCCAGCGCCGCCGAGACGCTGTACGAGGGCGCGATCTACATGGTGCAGGCGCAGACCTGGCAGGTCGAGCGGCTGGACTGGACCGGGCGCAAGGCCTTTGTGACCAGGACCGAGGTGGACTACTACACCGACGCGATCGACTACACGCGGCTGAAGATCCTCGACCGCTTCGAGCACCGCCAGGACGGGCATACCGAGACCGCGCACGGCGAGGTGCACCTGGTCCGCCGCATCCCCGGCTACAAGAAGATCCGCTACTACAGCCACGAGAACATCGGCTACGGGAACATCGACCTGCCGGACCAGGAGATGCACACCACCGCCGCCTGGTGGGAGGTCGCCCCCGAGGTGCTCGCGCAGTGCTTTCCGAACCGCCAGCAGGCACTGGACGGGTTCCTCGGCGCCGCGTATGCGATGCATCATGTCGCCGCGCTGATCGCGATGTCGGAACCGCAGGACATCGGGCGTGCGGTTGGTGACGGCGATGCCCGCTGGTTCGCGACCGTCGGCGCCGACGGGCGCGGGCAGATGCGCAGCCTCGACGGCGGCGAGCGGGATCCGGAGCACGAGACCCGCTTTCGCCCGGCGGTGTTCCTGTACGACAACTACCCCGGCGGCGTCGGGCTCGCCGCGCCGCTGTACGATCAGCGCGACCGGGTGATCGGAGGTGCGGCTCAGCTGATCCGCGACTGCGACTGCCGTCACGGCTGCCCGGCCTGTATCGGCCCGATCCTCGCGTCCGACGAAGCGCGCGGGTTCTCGCCGAAGGCGGCGGCGCTGACCGTGCTCGCGCAGTTCCAGAGCCATGGACCTGAAGGCCCGGCTTGA
- a CDS encoding ribonuclease H-like domain-containing protein, with product MLADQLGGQVVAEHLVLVETVLPPHAMHGRRRLADALESLWPLAISAPTPPPQAGEGLYSLLPPAREAPGGRVLGIDTETTGLAGGTGTAAFMVGIAEPGLDGVRLRQWLLTAFAGEAAMLAELDAALAGAGLLVSYNGKTFDLPLLRDRRRLQRAPAFPEPPHLDLLHPTRRLFRGVWPDCRLVTAEQRLLGLFREDDLPGSEAPRAWRDYLAGGTPDDLGRVLRHNALDVLSLLLLGPVLARALHDPLGFGADPLAAADAWSRRGESRRALTVLERARHGLDVRGALELARRLRRAGRWTEAVAVWERLAQSGCPEAVESLAKYHEHVRRDWETALDYTARLGEGPEARRRRGRLERRRGGVQGRLDLAE from the coding sequence GTGCTTGCCGACCAACTGGGTGGGCAGGTCGTCGCGGAACATCTGGTGTTGGTCGAGACCGTGCTGCCGCCGCATGCGATGCACGGACGCCGGCGTCTCGCCGATGCGCTGGAGTCGTTGTGGCCGCTGGCAATCTCCGCCCCAACCCCTCCCCCGCAGGCGGGGGAGGGGCTTTACTCCCTTCTGCCGCCGGCTCGAGAGGCGCCGGGGGGAAGGGTGCTTGGCATCGACACCGAGACCACGGGGCTCGCCGGTGGCACCGGCACCGCCGCGTTCATGGTCGGGATCGCCGAGCCCGGCCTTGACGGCGTGCGCCTGCGCCAGTGGCTGCTGACCGCCTTCGCCGGCGAGGCGGCAATGCTCGCCGAGCTGGACGCGGCCTTGGCCGGGGCCGGGCTGCTGGTCAGCTACAACGGCAAGACCTTCGACCTCCCGCTGCTGCGCGATCGCCGGCGCCTGCAGCGCGCTCCCGCGTTCCCCGAGCCCCCGCACCTCGACCTGCTGCACCCGACCCGGCGCCTGTTCCGCGGCGTCTGGCCCGATTGCCGACTGGTCACCGCGGAGCAGCGGCTGCTGGGACTGTTTCGCGAGGACGATCTGCCCGGCTCGGAGGCGCCACGCGCGTGGCGTGACTACCTGGCTGGTGGGACTCCCGACGACCTCGGGCGCGTGCTCCGTCACAACGCGCTGGACGTGCTGAGCCTGCTGTTGCTCGGTCCGGTTCTGGCCCGGGCACTGCACGACCCCCTGGGCTTCGGCGCCGACCCGCTGGCTGCGGCGGATGCCTGGTCGCGGCGCGGGGAATCGCGTAGGGCGCTTACCGTGCTGGAACGTGCACGGCATGGCCTCGATGTCCGCGGAGCGCTGGAACTGGCGCGCCGGCTGCGCCGGGCCGGGCGCTGGACGGAGGCCGTCGCGGTCTGGGAGCGTCTGGCGCAATCCGGCTGTCCCGAAGCGGTGGAGTCCCTCGCCAAGTACCACGAGCACGTGCGCCGGGATTGGGAAACCGCGCTGGACTACACGGCGAGGCTCGGCGAAGGGCCGGAGGCACGCCGGCGACGGGGAAGGCTCGAACGGCGGCGCGGGGGTGTGCAGGGGCGGCTGGATCTGGCCGAGTAG